A stretch of Anas acuta chromosome 3, bAnaAcu1.1, whole genome shotgun sequence DNA encodes these proteins:
- the SERINC1 gene encoding serine incorporator 1, with amino-acid sequence MGSVLGLCSVASWIPCLCGSAPCLLCRCCPSGNNSTITRLIYAFFLLLGVSVACVMLIPGMEEQLKKIPGFCDGGIGTAIPGVHGHVNCDVLVGYKAVYRVCFGMAMFFLLFSLLMIKVKSSNDPRAAVHNGFWFFKFATALAISVGAFFIPEGPFTTVWFYVGMAGAFCFILIQLVLLIDFAHSWNESWVEKMEEGNSRCWYAALLSATAVNYLLSLVAIVLFYVYYTHPEGCSENKTFISVNMLLCIGASVMSILPKIQESQPRSGLLQSSVITIYTMYLTWSAMTNEPDRRCNPSLLSIIGYNTTTIPTQGQVVQWWDAQGIVGLILFLLCVLYSSIRTSNNSQVNKLMLTSDESTLIEDGMPRNDGSLDDGEDVHRAIDNERDGVTYSYSFFHFMLFLASLYIMMTLTNWYSPDSSYETMTSKWPSVWVKISSSWIGIVLYVWTLVAPLVLTNRDFD; translated from the exons ATACCATGTTTGTGTGGAAGTGCCCCGTGTCTACTGTGCCGATGCTGCCCCAGTGGAAACAACTCCACCATCACAAGGCTGATTTATGCGTTCTTCTTGCTCCTCGGCGTGAGCGTTGCCTGCGTGATGTTAATACCAGGAATGGAAGAGCAGCTGAAAAAG ATTCCTGGATTTTGTGATGGAGGAATTGGAACAGCCATTCCTGGTGTGCATGGCCATGTGAATTGCGATGTGTTAGTTGGTTACAAAGCAGTGTACCGTGTGTGCTTTGGTATGGCcatgttctttcttctcttctccttactGATGATCAAAGTGAAGAGCAGCAATGACCCAAGAGCAGCTGTGCACAATGG attcTGGTTCTTTAAATTCGCAACAGCACTTGCAATTAGTGTTGGAGCCTTCTTCATTCCAGAGGGACCTTTTACTACTG TGTGGTTTTATGTAGGTATGGCTGGAGCATTCTGCTTTATTCTTATTCAGCTGGTATTGCTTATTGACTTTGCCCACTCCTGGAATGAATCTTGGGTTGAAAAAATGGAGGAAGGAAACTCAAGATGCTGGTATGCAG ctctgctgtcagcTACAGCTGTCAATTATCTGCTGTCACTAGTAGCTATTGTCTTGTTTTACGTTTACTACACTCATCCTGAAGGCTGTTCTGAAAACAAGACATTCATCAGTGTCAATATGTTGCTGTGTATCGGTGCTTCTGTAATGTCAATTCTGCCAAAGATTCAG GAATCTCAGCCAAGGTCTGGTTTGCTGCAGTCTTCTGTGATCACAATTTATACCATGTATTTGACTTGGTCAGCCATGACCAATGAACCAG ATAGGCGCTGTAACCCAAGTTTGCTGAGCATCATTGGTTACAATACCACCACCATTCCAACCCAAGGTCAAGTAGTGCAGTGGTGGGATGCACAAGGAATTGTAggactgattttgtttttgctgtgtgtCCTCTATTCAAG CATCCGAACATCCAATAACAGCCAAGTTAACAAGCTGATGCTGACCAGCGATGAATCAACTCTGATCGAGGATGGAATGCCCAGGAATGATGGCTCCCTTGATGATGGAGAGGATGTGCACCGAGCCATAGATAATGAAAGGGATGGAGTTACTTACAGTTACtccttctttcatttcatgCTTTTCCTCGCTTCACTGTATATCATGATGACACTTACCAACTGGTACAG tCCGGATTCTTCTTATGAGACAATGACCAGCAAATGGCCGTCCGTCTGGGTGAAGATATCTTCCAGCTGGATTGGCATCGTGTTGTACGTGTGGACTCTGGTTGCTCCGCTGGTTCTCACAAACCGTGACTTTGACTAA